From the genome of Neodiprion pinetum isolate iyNeoPine1 chromosome 3, iyNeoPine1.2, whole genome shotgun sequence, one region includes:
- the LOC124214547 gene encoding phospholipase B1, membrane-associated isoform X1 codes for MRFQGVDLVVAVLLILPAINAATFRDMILQLFKTVRDSEISIVYPDISDGVRRQPRFAKQIPFPCDIRGGRSASRPDSVHRLRPGDIDVVGALGDSLVAANGAMEEYALGTFIEARGVSWCAGGQGDWRQFLTLPNIMKEFNPNLTGYSTGNGEFISKQAKLNVAFPVAATEDALHQARILVRRIKNDPTIDMKRDWKLVTIFFGANDICSAQCYKPEQFSPSRHALHLRRTLDYLRATLPRTLVNVVPVLGKRIESTYVKNLCIIHLRFFTCDVTVSIRVPTSTMCNLLHPLYCACMHEGNEPDITGSVMSRQYQQAAESLVLSGRYDTTQDFTVVYQPFTELFNAPNSNPRNSEVLDQTLVTYDCFHFSQKGHALGGNLLWNNLLEPVGNKTDHGKPRIMERLVCPSARTPYIFTNVNSRYYYETGNQEGISPR; via the exons atgagaTTTCAAGGTGTCGACTTAGTGGTTGCAGTGCTGCTAATATTGCCGGCAATAAATGCGGCAACTTTTCGAGATATGATACTACAGTTATTTAAAACAGTAAGG GACAGTGAGATTAGTATAGTTTATCCAGACATCAGCGACGGAGTGAGGAGGCAACCGAGGTTCGCCAAGCAAATACCATTTCCATGCGACATCAGAGGAGGCAG ATCAGCCTCGAGACCTGACAGCGTTCATCGTCTGCGGCCTGGTGACATTGACGTGGTCGGCGCCCTGGGCGACTCTCTGGTGGCGGCGAATGGTGCCATGGAAGAATATGCACTTGGGACCTTCATCGAGGCGAGAGGGGTCAGCTGGTGCGCAGGGGGTCAGGGTGACTGGAGGCAGTTCCTAACGTTGCCGAACATAATGAAG GAGTTTAATCCTAATTTGACAGGCTACTCAACGGGGAACGGAGAATTTATATCGAAGCAAGCCAAGCTCAACGTAGCATTTCCCGTCGCAGCTACGGAGGACGCTCTTCATCAGGCCAGAATCCTTGTACGAAGGATCAAAAATGACCCTACCATCGACATGAAGAGAGACTGGAAG CTCGTCACAATTTTCTTTGGTGCCAACGACATATGTTCCGCCCAGTGTTACAAGCCGGAGCAATTCTCGCCCTCCCGACATGCTCTGCATTTGCGCCGCACGTTGGACTACCTGAGGGCCACCTTGCCGCGGACTCTTGTCAACGTCGTTCCGGTATTAGGTAAACGCATCGAGAGTACCTACGTTAAAAATCTTTGCATAATCCACCTCAGGTTTTTTACTTGCG ATGTCACCGTGTCCATAAGAGTCCCAACAAGTACAATGTGCAACCTGTTGCACCCGCTGTACTGCGCCTGCATGCACGAAGGAAACGAGCCGGACATTACCGGGTCTGTCATGTCCCGGCAGTATCAGCAGGCGGCGGAATCTTTGGTGCTATCTGGAAG ATACGACACGACGCAGGATTTTACGGTCGTGTATCAGCCATTCACGGAACTGTTCAACGCGCCAAACTCGAATCCTAGGAATTCGGAGGTCCTCGATCAGACTCTAGTCACTTACGactgttttcatttcagtCAAAAGGGCCACGCCCTCG GAGGAAATCTACTGTGGAACAACTTACTGGAACCTGTCGGCAATAAAACTGATCATGGAAAGCCGAGAATCATGGAGAGGCTGGTGTGCCCATCGGCGAGGACTCCGTACATATTTACGAACGTTAATTCGAGATATTATTATGAGACTGGAAACCAAGAAGGAATCTCACCAAGATAG
- the LOC124214547 gene encoding phospholipase B1, membrane-associated isoform X3, which yields MRHQRRSASRPDSVHRLRPGDIDVVGALGDSLVAANGAMEEYALGTFIEARGVSWCAGGQGDWRQFLTLPNIMKEFNPNLTGYSTGNGEFISKQAKLNVAFPVAATEDALHQARILVRRIKNDPTIDMKRDWKLVTIFFGANDICSAQCYKPEQFSPSRHALHLRRTLDYLRATLPRTLVNVVPVLGKRIESTYVKNLCIIHLRFFTCDVTVSIRVPTSTMCNLLHPLYCACMHEGNEPDITGSVMSRQYQQAAESLVLSGRYDTTQDFTVVYQPFTELFNAPNSNPRNSEVLDQTLVTYDCFHFSQKGHALGGNLLWNNLLEPVGNKTDHGKPRIMERLVCPSARTPYIFTNVNSRYYYETGNQEGISPR from the exons ATGCGACATCAGAGGAG ATCAGCCTCGAGACCTGACAGCGTTCATCGTCTGCGGCCTGGTGACATTGACGTGGTCGGCGCCCTGGGCGACTCTCTGGTGGCGGCGAATGGTGCCATGGAAGAATATGCACTTGGGACCTTCATCGAGGCGAGAGGGGTCAGCTGGTGCGCAGGGGGTCAGGGTGACTGGAGGCAGTTCCTAACGTTGCCGAACATAATGAAG GAGTTTAATCCTAATTTGACAGGCTACTCAACGGGGAACGGAGAATTTATATCGAAGCAAGCCAAGCTCAACGTAGCATTTCCCGTCGCAGCTACGGAGGACGCTCTTCATCAGGCCAGAATCCTTGTACGAAGGATCAAAAATGACCCTACCATCGACATGAAGAGAGACTGGAAG CTCGTCACAATTTTCTTTGGTGCCAACGACATATGTTCCGCCCAGTGTTACAAGCCGGAGCAATTCTCGCCCTCCCGACATGCTCTGCATTTGCGCCGCACGTTGGACTACCTGAGGGCCACCTTGCCGCGGACTCTTGTCAACGTCGTTCCGGTATTAGGTAAACGCATCGAGAGTACCTACGTTAAAAATCTTTGCATAATCCACCTCAGGTTTTTTACTTGCG ATGTCACCGTGTCCATAAGAGTCCCAACAAGTACAATGTGCAACCTGTTGCACCCGCTGTACTGCGCCTGCATGCACGAAGGAAACGAGCCGGACATTACCGGGTCTGTCATGTCCCGGCAGTATCAGCAGGCGGCGGAATCTTTGGTGCTATCTGGAAG ATACGACACGACGCAGGATTTTACGGTCGTGTATCAGCCATTCACGGAACTGTTCAACGCGCCAAACTCGAATCCTAGGAATTCGGAGGTCCTCGATCAGACTCTAGTCACTTACGactgttttcatttcagtCAAAAGGGCCACGCCCTCG GAGGAAATCTACTGTGGAACAACTTACTGGAACCTGTCGGCAATAAAACTGATCATGGAAAGCCGAGAATCATGGAGAGGCTGGTGTGCCCATCGGCGAGGACTCCGTACATATTTACGAACGTTAATTCGAGATATTATTATGAGACTGGAAACCAAGAAGGAATCTCACCAAGATAG
- the LOC124214547 gene encoding phospholipase B1, membrane-associated isoform X2, whose protein sequence is MRFQGVDLVVAVLLILPAINAATFRDMILQLFKTVRDSEISIVYPDISDGVRRQPRFAKQIPFPCDIRGGRSASRPDSVHRLRPGDIDVVGALGDSLVAANGAMEEYALGTFIEARGVSWCAGGQGDWRQFLTLPNIMKEFNPNLTGYSTGNGEFISKQAKLNVAFPVAATEDALHQARILVRRIKNDPTIDMKRDWKLVTIFFGANDICSAQCYKPEQFSPSRHALHLRRTLDYLRATLPRTLVNVVPVLDVTVSIRVPTSTMCNLLHPLYCACMHEGNEPDITGSVMSRQYQQAAESLVLSGRYDTTQDFTVVYQPFTELFNAPNSNPRNSEVLDQTLVTYDCFHFSQKGHALGGNLLWNNLLEPVGNKTDHGKPRIMERLVCPSARTPYIFTNVNSRYYYETGNQEGISPR, encoded by the exons atgagaTTTCAAGGTGTCGACTTAGTGGTTGCAGTGCTGCTAATATTGCCGGCAATAAATGCGGCAACTTTTCGAGATATGATACTACAGTTATTTAAAACAGTAAGG GACAGTGAGATTAGTATAGTTTATCCAGACATCAGCGACGGAGTGAGGAGGCAACCGAGGTTCGCCAAGCAAATACCATTTCCATGCGACATCAGAGGAGGCAG ATCAGCCTCGAGACCTGACAGCGTTCATCGTCTGCGGCCTGGTGACATTGACGTGGTCGGCGCCCTGGGCGACTCTCTGGTGGCGGCGAATGGTGCCATGGAAGAATATGCACTTGGGACCTTCATCGAGGCGAGAGGGGTCAGCTGGTGCGCAGGGGGTCAGGGTGACTGGAGGCAGTTCCTAACGTTGCCGAACATAATGAAG GAGTTTAATCCTAATTTGACAGGCTACTCAACGGGGAACGGAGAATTTATATCGAAGCAAGCCAAGCTCAACGTAGCATTTCCCGTCGCAGCTACGGAGGACGCTCTTCATCAGGCCAGAATCCTTGTACGAAGGATCAAAAATGACCCTACCATCGACATGAAGAGAGACTGGAAG CTCGTCACAATTTTCTTTGGTGCCAACGACATATGTTCCGCCCAGTGTTACAAGCCGGAGCAATTCTCGCCCTCCCGACATGCTCTGCATTTGCGCCGCACGTTGGACTACCTGAGGGCCACCTTGCCGCGGACTCTTGTCAACGTCGTTCCGGTATTAG ATGTCACCGTGTCCATAAGAGTCCCAACAAGTACAATGTGCAACCTGTTGCACCCGCTGTACTGCGCCTGCATGCACGAAGGAAACGAGCCGGACATTACCGGGTCTGTCATGTCCCGGCAGTATCAGCAGGCGGCGGAATCTTTGGTGCTATCTGGAAG ATACGACACGACGCAGGATTTTACGGTCGTGTATCAGCCATTCACGGAACTGTTCAACGCGCCAAACTCGAATCCTAGGAATTCGGAGGTCCTCGATCAGACTCTAGTCACTTACGactgttttcatttcagtCAAAAGGGCCACGCCCTCG GAGGAAATCTACTGTGGAACAACTTACTGGAACCTGTCGGCAATAAAACTGATCATGGAAAGCCGAGAATCATGGAGAGGCTGGTGTGCCCATCGGCGAGGACTCCGTACATATTTACGAACGTTAATTCGAGATATTATTATGAGACTGGAAACCAAGAAGGAATCTCACCAAGATAG